One genomic segment of Tripterygium wilfordii isolate XIE 37 chromosome 9, ASM1340144v1, whole genome shotgun sequence includes these proteins:
- the LOC120005502 gene encoding nuclear pore complex protein NUP1-like isoform X1, with product METAPEENKRDPYEGGGGGFGKFRKRPFRRNNTTPYDRPPTAIRNPSSSNSNGGGSNNGWLSRLVDPAQRLIAYSAHRLFASVFRKRLPPPPAPDPLPMEPEANQETRDRDHGAVFGDPSNAQDGDINGCNYPSNSLEKDGVIELEQILKQRTFTRSEIDRLTDLLRSRTVEKHEKRSEVGPSNLGVPQGKRVEFPSTPANENRIESNLIGTPVVNLSVLDEDIASPAEVAKAYMDRRPSTISPSMLNWQSELLREDSSAPLDRTLPTQAPIMSLVSRSSNHAGVHENGFVTPRSRGRSAIYNMARTPYSRVHSTAVFKDVGFYGASSSSQGAREQSRASGSKQGALKRRSSVLDYDIGSIGPIRRIRQKQSLLSSKNLGSPASGSTLSIRERNVGSQAAQSSSLVHNLLPAEGTNQSFKNRLSENGDNRVPDSCSTAIPSKSSEMASKILQQLDVLVSSRDKSPTKLSPSMLQGPALRSLENAESSKFLENVRDGKKPVGLHDNFLPDAGERIHQKHDKVEENGPSNMIAPSDKLAAIVNGIGTKGLIKGDVPSFRSATFAVNTVHPQPQKKRAFQMSAHEDYLDVDEDDNSSRAVSSSMAHGREKLTISVAESRTIEAEALTMEKPPVGFGGKPFTASVGNENTEKRFSNGPAVTVTPAFTAAQLTCMTGQPALGSPQSTIASVETSLLKEAKSIDSLQYIGEKVPSVKEPNTSSSLFVNGSASPTVVSGSSGVKFNVSSDARSESSSSFAFVAAGVSDSGPKASALEKSDDKITLKSGVSFRAHETSLPSVPSTSSSTSVFSFGNPANSGGINNGSITDTPSSFTSHVQSSVSNNVHSQSLSAGFTPSFGGWASAAETTAAASPSSLFSSATAPPSMPGSIFKLGSSTVASTSVSEVSSTAGLKSVDAKTKGINFGNSAGASVGTSATISSTGNVIFGGSSAAITSAGSSVFGGGSSAAITSTAGSSFGVSSSAISSTGSGIFGLSSPAMSSMGSSIFGFSSPAMTSNIFGGTSSSSSNTSNGASAIGSSANNFLGFGAVASSLASTNQSGGSTPSNTGGAVASAGGTGITTLIQSMPNQLSSSASSPSIQLAGSTNFSSGNSLFGLSAAANPFDSGASFGMNPTTMLSEANSISTSSSTSSSLFGSNWQAPKSPNFGTTLTTALTTASSSSTGFAFGAASANSASMGFGMSAGASSSSVFSFTSAGAAPGPPSQPVFGNSNNGFAFASSPVVHNDQMTMEDSMAEDTVQATATTVPIIGQQTVTPSSPFMFGSAAPAGASPFQFGAQQNLATPQNTSPFQASGSLEFNAGGSFSLGTGGDKSTRRTVKVSRSKNRKK from the exons ATGGAGACGGCGCCGGAAGAGAACAAGCGGGATCCTTACGAAGGTGGAGGAGGGGGTTTCGGGAAGTTTCGAAAACGGCCTTTTAGGCGGAATAATACGACGCCGTATGATCGCCCACCGACCGCCATTAGAAACCCTAGTTCTAGCAATAGCAACGGCGGTGGAAGCAACAACGGCTGGCTCTCCAGGTTGGTCGATCCTGCACAGAGGCTTATTGCCTACAGCGCTCACCGCCTCTTCGCTTCTGTCTTCCGCAAGCGCCTCCCACCTCCTCCTGCCCCAGACCCGTTGCCTATGGAGCCAG AGGCTAACCAGGAAACAAGGGACAGAGATCATGGGGCTGTTTTCGGT GATCCTTCAAATGCACAAGATGGAGATATCAATGGATGCAACTATCCTAGTAACAGTTTAGAAAAAGATGGAGTTATTGAACTTGAGCAAATTCTTAAGCAAAGAACTTTTACAAG ATCTGAAATTGATCGATTGACTGACCTACTTCGTTCAAGGACTGTTGAGAAACATGAGAAAAGGTCTGAAGTTGGCCCTTCAAATTTGGGCGTACCTCAAGGAAAAAGGGTGGAATTCCCAAGTACTCCAGCAAATGAAAATAGAATTGAGAGCAATCTCATTGGAACTCCTGTCGTCAATTTAAGT GTCCTTGATGAGGATATTGCTTCACCTGCAGAGGTTGCAAAAGCTTACATGGACCGGAGGCCTTCTACAATATCCCCATCAATGCTTAATTGGCAAAGTGAACTATTGAGGGAGGATTCATCCGCACCACTTGATCGAACATTGCCTACCCAAGCCCCCATAATGTCGCTTGTGAGTAGGTCTTCTAACCACGCTGGTGTTCATGAAAATGGTTTTGTGACGCCAAGATCTCGAGGCAGGTCTGCAATATATAATATGGCTCGGACACCATATTCTAGAGTCCACTCAACTGCTGTCTTCAAG GATGTTGGGTTTTATGGAGCGTCGTCATCATCTCAGGGGGCACGTGAACAAAGTAGGGCTTCCGGATCTAAGCAAGGG GCTTTAAAGAGGAGGAGTTCAGTCTTGGACTATGATATAGGTTCCATAGGTCCCATACGGAGAATTCGCCAGAAACAAAGCCTTCTGTCCTCAAAAAATTTGGGCTCGCCAGCTTCtggaagtactctttctatccGTGAGAGAAATGTTGGTTCTCAAGCTGCTCAATCGTCATCTCTAGTACATAATCTGCTTCCTGCTGAAGGAACAAACCAGAGCTTCAAAAATAGGTTATCAGAAAATGGGGATAATAGAGTTCCTGATAGTTGTTCCACTGCTATTCCCTCTAAGTCCAGTGAGATGGCATCAAAAATACTTCAACAACTTGATGTTTTGGTCTCTTCGAGGGACAAGTCACCTACTAAGTTGTCACCGTCTATGCTACAAGGTCCTGCTCTTCGAAGCCTGGAGAATGCAGAGTCATCGAAGTTTTTGGAGAACGTTCGAGATGGTAAGAAGCCAGTTGGTTTACATGACAACTTTTTACCCGATGCTGGAGAGCGTATTCATCAAAAGCATGACAAGGTTGAAGAAAATGGCCCATCAAATATGATTGCTCCTTCTGACAAGTTAGCTGCTATAGTAAATGGCATAGGTACTAAGGGGTTAATCAAGGGTGATGTACCAAGTTTTAGAAGTGCGACTTTTGCAGTGAACACAGTTCATCCCCAACCACAAAAGAAACGGGCTTTCCAGATGAGCGCGCATGAG GATTATCTGGATGTAGATGAGGATGACAATTCTAGCAGAGCTGTATCATCTTCAATGGCTCATGGGAGAGAGAAGTTAACTATTTCTGTTGCAGAAAGCAGGACTATTGAAGCTGAAGCCCTAACTATGGAGAAGCCTCCAGTTGGTTTTGGGGGAAAGCCCTTTACAGCTTCTGTAGGGAATGAGAACACTGAGAAAAGATTTTCTAATGGGCCTGCAGTTACTGTAACGCCAGCCTTCACAGCTGCACAATTGACCTGCATGACTGGACAGCCAGCTTTGGGGTCTCCTCAGTCAACTATAGCGTCTGTTGAAACTTCTTTACTTAAAGAAGCAAAGTCCATTGATTCCTTACAATATATTGGAGAGAAAGTCCCTTCAGTAAAGGAACCTAATACCTCATCTTCCCTATTTGTAAATGGCTCTGCTTCTCCGACAGTTGTGAGTGGATCATCTGGCGTAAAGTTTAATGTCTCTTCAGATGCAAGGTCAGAAAGCTCTAGCAG ttttgcttttgttgctGCTGGTGTGTCTGATTCTGGGCCAAAAGCGTCTGCTTTGGAGAAATCTGATGACAAAATTACTTTGAAGAGTGGAGTTTCATTCAGAGCACATGAAACTTCTCTTCCATCAGTCCCATCTACCTCATCTTCCACCAGTGTTTTCTCTTTTGGCAACCCTGCCAATAGTGGAGGTATAAACAATGGATCCATTACTGATACTCCATCTTCCTTCACTTCTCACGTTCAATCTTCAGTTTCAAATAATGTTCACAGTCAATCATTATCTGCTGGCTTTACTCCATCCTTTGGTGGGTGGGCAAGTGCTGCTGAAACCACTGCCGCTGCCAGTCCTAGCAGCCTTTTCTCCTCAGCTACAGCTCCTCCCTCTATGCCTGGATCAATTTTTAAACTCGGGTCTTCTACAGTAGCATCAACATCAGTTTCAGAGGTATCATCAACTGCTGGTTTAAAATCGGTGGATGCCAAGACCAAAGGCATCAACTTCGGCAATTCAGCTGGTGCTTCTGTTGGTACTTCTGCAACAATTAGCAGCACAGGAAATGTCATTTTTGGTGGTTCATCTGCAGCTATAACAAGCGCTGGAAGTAGCGTTTTTGGTGGTGGTTCATCTGCAGCAATTACAAGCACAGCAGGCAGTAGTTTTGGCGTTTCATCCTCGGCAATCTCAAGCACAGGAAGTGGCATTTTTGGTCTCTCATCTCCTGCAATGTCAAGCATGGGAAGCAGCATTTTTGGCTTTTCATCTCCTGCCATGACAAGCAATATTTTTGGTGGTACGTCTTCTTCCAGTAGTAACACAAGTAATGGTGCATCTGCAATTGGAAGTTCTGCAAATAATTTCCTTGGCTTTGGTGCTGTAGCGTCTTCTTTGGCTTCTACTAACCAGTCCGGAGGTTCTACTCCATCCAATACTGGAGGTGCAGTGGCATCTGCTGGTGGGACTGGTATTACGACTTTAATTCAGAGCATGCCCAATCAATTAAGTTCCTCTGCATCATCTCCGTCAATTCAGTTGGCCGGGAGTACAAACTTCTCTTCTGGAAATTCTTTATTCGGTTTGTCTGCTGCAGCTAATCCATTTGACTCTGGCGCTAGTTTTGGGATGAATCCTACTACTATGTTGTCAGAGGCCAATTCCATAAGCACCAGCAGTAGCACTAGTTCGAGCTTGTTTGGCTCCAATTGGCAAGCCCCCAAATCTCCTAATTTTGGCACTACACTTACTACGGCACTTACTACTGCATCATCGTCCTCAACTGGGTTTGCCTTTGGAGCAGCTTCAGCTAACAGTGCATCTATGGGCTTTGGAATGTCTGCTGGTGCCTCATCAAGTTCAGTTTTCTCGTTTACTTCTGCTGGAGCAGCACCTGGACCACCTTCACAGCCTGTGTTTGGTAACAGTAATAATGGCTTTGCATTTGCTTCATCTCCTGTTGTACATAATGATCAGATGACCATGGAGGATAGCATGGCCGAGGACACAGTTCAAGCAACTGCAACAACAGTTCCAATAATTGGTCAACAAACTGTCACACCTTCGTCGCCCTTCATGTTTGGTTCTGCAGCTCCAGCAGGGGCAAGCCCATTTCAATTTGGTGCACAACAAAATCTGGCCACGCCTCAGAACACTTCCCCATTTCAGGCTTCTGGTAGTCTTGAGTTTAATGCTGGAGGGAGCTTCTCATTGGGCACTGGTGGTGACAAGTCCACTAGAAGAACTGTTAAAGTTTCTAGGAGCAAGAATCGGAAGAAGTAA
- the LOC120005502 gene encoding nuclear pore complex protein NUP1-like isoform X3 produces the protein METAPEENKRDPYEGGGGGFGKFRKRPFRRNNTTPYDRPPTAIRNPSSSNSNGGGSNNGWLSRLVDPAQRLIAYSAHRLFASVFRKRLPPPPAPDPLPMEPEANQETRDRDHGAVFGDPSNAQDGDINGCNYPSNSLEKDGVIELEQILKQRTFTRSEIDRLTDLLRSRTVEKHEKRSEVGPSNLGVPQGKRVEFPSTPANENRIESNLIGTPVVNLSVLDEDIASPAEVAKAYMDRRPSTISPSMLNWQSELLREDSSAPLDRTLPTQAPIMSLVSRSSNHAGVHENGFVTPRSRGRSAIYNMARTPYSRVHSTAVFKDVGFYGASSSSQGAREQSRASGSKQGALKRRSSVLDYDIGSIGPIRRIRQKQSLLSSKNLGSPASGSTLSIRERNVGSQAAQSSSLVHNLLPAEGTNQSFKNRLSENGDNRVPDSCSTAIPSKSSEMASKILQQLDVLVSSRDKSPTKLSPSMLQGPALRSLENAESSKFLENVRDGKKPVGLHDNFLPDAGERIHQKHDKVEENGPSNMIAPSDKLAAIVNGIGTKGLIKGDVPSFRSATFAVNTVHPQPQKKRAFQMSAHEDYLDVDEDDNSSRAVSSSMAHGREKLTISVAESRTIEAEALTMEKPPVGFGGKPFTASVGNENTEKRFSNGPAVTVTPAFTAAQLTCMTGQPALGSPQSTIASVETSLLKEAKSIDSLQYIGEKVPSVKEPNTSSSLFVNGSASPTVVSGSSGVKFNVSSDARSESSSSFAFVAAGVSDSGPKASALEKSDDKITLKSGVSFRAHETSLPSVPSTSSSTSVFSFGNPANSGGINNGSITDTPSSFTSHVQSSVSNNVHSQSLSAGFTPSFGGWASAAETTAAASPSSLFSSATAPPSMPGSIFKLGSSTVASTSVSEVSSTAGLKSVDAKTKGINFGNSAGASVGTSATISSTGNVIFGGSSAAITSAGSSVFGGGSSAAITSTAGSSFGVSSSAISSTGSGIFGLSSPAMSSMGSSIFGFSSPAMTSNIFGASSLASTNQSGGSTPSNTGGAVASAGGTGITTLIQSMPNQLSSSASSPSIQLAGSTNFSSGNSLFGLSAAANPFDSGASFGMNPTTMLSEANSISTSSSTSSSLFGSNWQAPKSPNFGTTLTTALTTASSSSTGFAFGAASANSASMGFGMSAGASSSSVFSFTSAGAAPGPPSQPVFGNSNNGFAFASSPVVHNDQMTMEDSMAEDTVQATATTVPIIGQQTVTPSSPFMFGSAAPAGASPFQFGAQQNLATPQNTSPFQASGSLEFNAGGSFSLGTGGDKSTRRTVKVSRSKNRKK, from the exons ATGGAGACGGCGCCGGAAGAGAACAAGCGGGATCCTTACGAAGGTGGAGGAGGGGGTTTCGGGAAGTTTCGAAAACGGCCTTTTAGGCGGAATAATACGACGCCGTATGATCGCCCACCGACCGCCATTAGAAACCCTAGTTCTAGCAATAGCAACGGCGGTGGAAGCAACAACGGCTGGCTCTCCAGGTTGGTCGATCCTGCACAGAGGCTTATTGCCTACAGCGCTCACCGCCTCTTCGCTTCTGTCTTCCGCAAGCGCCTCCCACCTCCTCCTGCCCCAGACCCGTTGCCTATGGAGCCAG AGGCTAACCAGGAAACAAGGGACAGAGATCATGGGGCTGTTTTCGGT GATCCTTCAAATGCACAAGATGGAGATATCAATGGATGCAACTATCCTAGTAACAGTTTAGAAAAAGATGGAGTTATTGAACTTGAGCAAATTCTTAAGCAAAGAACTTTTACAAG ATCTGAAATTGATCGATTGACTGACCTACTTCGTTCAAGGACTGTTGAGAAACATGAGAAAAGGTCTGAAGTTGGCCCTTCAAATTTGGGCGTACCTCAAGGAAAAAGGGTGGAATTCCCAAGTACTCCAGCAAATGAAAATAGAATTGAGAGCAATCTCATTGGAACTCCTGTCGTCAATTTAAGT GTCCTTGATGAGGATATTGCTTCACCTGCAGAGGTTGCAAAAGCTTACATGGACCGGAGGCCTTCTACAATATCCCCATCAATGCTTAATTGGCAAAGTGAACTATTGAGGGAGGATTCATCCGCACCACTTGATCGAACATTGCCTACCCAAGCCCCCATAATGTCGCTTGTGAGTAGGTCTTCTAACCACGCTGGTGTTCATGAAAATGGTTTTGTGACGCCAAGATCTCGAGGCAGGTCTGCAATATATAATATGGCTCGGACACCATATTCTAGAGTCCACTCAACTGCTGTCTTCAAG GATGTTGGGTTTTATGGAGCGTCGTCATCATCTCAGGGGGCACGTGAACAAAGTAGGGCTTCCGGATCTAAGCAAGGG GCTTTAAAGAGGAGGAGTTCAGTCTTGGACTATGATATAGGTTCCATAGGTCCCATACGGAGAATTCGCCAGAAACAAAGCCTTCTGTCCTCAAAAAATTTGGGCTCGCCAGCTTCtggaagtactctttctatccGTGAGAGAAATGTTGGTTCTCAAGCTGCTCAATCGTCATCTCTAGTACATAATCTGCTTCCTGCTGAAGGAACAAACCAGAGCTTCAAAAATAGGTTATCAGAAAATGGGGATAATAGAGTTCCTGATAGTTGTTCCACTGCTATTCCCTCTAAGTCCAGTGAGATGGCATCAAAAATACTTCAACAACTTGATGTTTTGGTCTCTTCGAGGGACAAGTCACCTACTAAGTTGTCACCGTCTATGCTACAAGGTCCTGCTCTTCGAAGCCTGGAGAATGCAGAGTCATCGAAGTTTTTGGAGAACGTTCGAGATGGTAAGAAGCCAGTTGGTTTACATGACAACTTTTTACCCGATGCTGGAGAGCGTATTCATCAAAAGCATGACAAGGTTGAAGAAAATGGCCCATCAAATATGATTGCTCCTTCTGACAAGTTAGCTGCTATAGTAAATGGCATAGGTACTAAGGGGTTAATCAAGGGTGATGTACCAAGTTTTAGAAGTGCGACTTTTGCAGTGAACACAGTTCATCCCCAACCACAAAAGAAACGGGCTTTCCAGATGAGCGCGCATGAG GATTATCTGGATGTAGATGAGGATGACAATTCTAGCAGAGCTGTATCATCTTCAATGGCTCATGGGAGAGAGAAGTTAACTATTTCTGTTGCAGAAAGCAGGACTATTGAAGCTGAAGCCCTAACTATGGAGAAGCCTCCAGTTGGTTTTGGGGGAAAGCCCTTTACAGCTTCTGTAGGGAATGAGAACACTGAGAAAAGATTTTCTAATGGGCCTGCAGTTACTGTAACGCCAGCCTTCACAGCTGCACAATTGACCTGCATGACTGGACAGCCAGCTTTGGGGTCTCCTCAGTCAACTATAGCGTCTGTTGAAACTTCTTTACTTAAAGAAGCAAAGTCCATTGATTCCTTACAATATATTGGAGAGAAAGTCCCTTCAGTAAAGGAACCTAATACCTCATCTTCCCTATTTGTAAATGGCTCTGCTTCTCCGACAGTTGTGAGTGGATCATCTGGCGTAAAGTTTAATGTCTCTTCAGATGCAAGGTCAGAAAGCTCTAGCAG ttttgcttttgttgctGCTGGTGTGTCTGATTCTGGGCCAAAAGCGTCTGCTTTGGAGAAATCTGATGACAAAATTACTTTGAAGAGTGGAGTTTCATTCAGAGCACATGAAACTTCTCTTCCATCAGTCCCATCTACCTCATCTTCCACCAGTGTTTTCTCTTTTGGCAACCCTGCCAATAGTGGAGGTATAAACAATGGATCCATTACTGATACTCCATCTTCCTTCACTTCTCACGTTCAATCTTCAGTTTCAAATAATGTTCACAGTCAATCATTATCTGCTGGCTTTACTCCATCCTTTGGTGGGTGGGCAAGTGCTGCTGAAACCACTGCCGCTGCCAGTCCTAGCAGCCTTTTCTCCTCAGCTACAGCTCCTCCCTCTATGCCTGGATCAATTTTTAAACTCGGGTCTTCTACAGTAGCATCAACATCAGTTTCAGAGGTATCATCAACTGCTGGTTTAAAATCGGTGGATGCCAAGACCAAAGGCATCAACTTCGGCAATTCAGCTGGTGCTTCTGTTGGTACTTCTGCAACAATTAGCAGCACAGGAAATGTCATTTTTGGTGGTTCATCTGCAGCTATAACAAGCGCTGGAAGTAGCGTTTTTGGTGGTGGTTCATCTGCAGCAATTACAAGCACAGCAGGCAGTAGTTTTGGCGTTTCATCCTCGGCAATCTCAAGCACAGGAAGTGGCATTTTTGGTCTCTCATCTCCTGCAATGTCAAGCATGGGAAGCAGCATTTTTGGCTTTTCATCTCCTGCCATGACAAGCAATATTTTTGGTG CGTCTTCTTTGGCTTCTACTAACCAGTCCGGAGGTTCTACTCCATCCAATACTGGAGGTGCAGTGGCATCTGCTGGTGGGACTGGTATTACGACTTTAATTCAGAGCATGCCCAATCAATTAAGTTCCTCTGCATCATCTCCGTCAATTCAGTTGGCCGGGAGTACAAACTTCTCTTCTGGAAATTCTTTATTCGGTTTGTCTGCTGCAGCTAATCCATTTGACTCTGGCGCTAGTTTTGGGATGAATCCTACTACTATGTTGTCAGAGGCCAATTCCATAAGCACCAGCAGTAGCACTAGTTCGAGCTTGTTTGGCTCCAATTGGCAAGCCCCCAAATCTCCTAATTTTGGCACTACACTTACTACGGCACTTACTACTGCATCATCGTCCTCAACTGGGTTTGCCTTTGGAGCAGCTTCAGCTAACAGTGCATCTATGGGCTTTGGAATGTCTGCTGGTGCCTCATCAAGTTCAGTTTTCTCGTTTACTTCTGCTGGAGCAGCACCTGGACCACCTTCACAGCCTGTGTTTGGTAACAGTAATAATGGCTTTGCATTTGCTTCATCTCCTGTTGTACATAATGATCAGATGACCATGGAGGATAGCATGGCCGAGGACACAGTTCAAGCAACTGCAACAACAGTTCCAATAATTGGTCAACAAACTGTCACACCTTCGTCGCCCTTCATGTTTGGTTCTGCAGCTCCAGCAGGGGCAAGCCCATTTCAATTTGGTGCACAACAAAATCTGGCCACGCCTCAGAACACTTCCCCATTTCAGGCTTCTGGTAGTCTTGAGTTTAATGCTGGAGGGAGCTTCTCATTGGGCACTGGTGGTGACAAGTCCACTAGAAGAACTGTTAAAGTTTCTAGGAGCAAGAATCGGAAGAAGTAA